The proteins below come from a single Miscanthus floridulus cultivar M001 chromosome 1, ASM1932011v1, whole genome shotgun sequence genomic window:
- the LOC136472847 gene encoding uncharacterized protein — MSANVGESTSSGSSSDAAGGSFECNICFELPQEPIVTLCGHLFCWPCLYRWLHVHAHSPECPVCKAPVEEDKLVPLYGRGKDRIDPRSKNMPEGEIPHRPTGQRPARAPQADANNFANANANANPWFMGTGVPLANARWGNYAFSAAFGGLFPMLSFQVHGFPDAAAYVQPAGFHYGYGHGHGFHGGHMGHAHGVHQQAPLGQQQQADIYLKALLFMIGILVIASLLAF, encoded by the coding sequence ATGTCAGCCAACGTTGGTGAATCAACCAGCAGTGGCAGCAGCAGCGATGCAGCTGGGGGGAGCTTTGAGTGCAACATATGCTTTGAGCTGCCTCAAGAGCCAATAGTGACTCTTTGCGGCCACCTCTTCTGCTGGCCATGCCTTTACCGGTGGCTGCACGTCCATGCACATTCGCCAGAGTGCCCAGTGTGCAAGGCCCCTGTGGAGGAGGACAAGCTTGTACCCCTTTATGGACGTGGCAAGGATCGTATTGACCCAAGGTCAAAGAACATGCCCGAGGGTGAGATCCCTCACCGCCCAACTGGCCAGAGGCCTGCCAGAGCCCCCCAGGCCGATGCTAACAACTTTGCCAATGCCAATGCAAATGCGAATCCATGGTTCATGGGCACAGGAGTCCCTTTGGCAAATGCACGGTGGGGGAATTATGCATTCTCAGCTGCTTTCGGGGGACTATTCCCTATGCTTAGCTTCCAAGTTCATGGGTTTCCAGATGCGGCTGCTTATGTCCAACCTGCTGGGTTCCACTATGGGTATGGCCATGGGCATGGATTCCATGGCGGCCATATGGGACATGCCCATGGTGTCCACCAACAAGCACCATTGGGCCAACAGCAGCAGGCAGATATCTACCTGAAGGCCCTGCTCTTCATGATTGGAATTCTAGTGATTGCAAGCCTCCTCGCGTTTTAA